One genomic segment of Clostridium saccharoperbutylacetonicum N1-4(HMT) includes these proteins:
- a CDS encoding methyl-accepting chemotaxis protein: MKINSKTLRNVKITKTIILIWFLSLIGTVAIGGVGYFSTNKMYNLTNQINSDVIPKLRDWGDVNGYMGVLRNTLTKIIDRDFDPANEKSMLELHDNITTIIEQETVACKDDENEAKLVNDAKTAFEHYYSFIPNIIEQRKQGLTPDKQITNVDMGKYGSDLAKNITDLVDYQKNAANIKNDEARKLYHNNMIIFGIIFGLSLLILSIISLIVAVAIKNLIGEFTAKLKTLSEGDFTIEIDTSLKNEFGVMNAALKKTIDSIANILKNIESDSGLISEQASSLSNLSEEMNNSTKEISNAIEAVAQGSCNQAAELSTMNSSLNSFGVTLDDVATTISGVDSSTKEISAKAQNSNKELTQLISSIGDISNSFNEVTSKISNLTNSVKAITEITVLLNDIAEQTSLLALNAAIEAARAGEAGKGFSVVAEEIRDLAEQSKNSSSDINELISSIENETNVVTKTTTDANEALSKQISIIDISINSFKDIIVSIEAIIPKVSEINNSILEVNKSKNNIISVAENTSVVAEENSASAEEISATTQNMITSSDKVEGTSKLLKEKTASMINQIEKFTL; the protein is encoded by the coding sequence ATGAAGATAAATTCAAAAACATTGAGAAATGTTAAAATAACTAAAACCATAATATTAATATGGTTCTTGTCGCTTATAGGAACAGTTGCTATTGGAGGGGTAGGTTACTTTAGCACTAATAAGATGTATAATTTAACAAATCAAATTAATAGTGATGTCATTCCTAAACTGAGGGATTGGGGAGACGTTAATGGATATATGGGCGTTTTACGGAACACGTTAACAAAAATAATTGATAGGGATTTTGATCCTGCAAATGAAAAATCAATGCTAGAACTTCATGATAATATAACTACTATAATTGAGCAAGAAACAGTTGCATGTAAAGATGATGAAAATGAAGCAAAGCTGGTTAATGATGCTAAAACAGCATTTGAACACTATTATTCCTTTATACCTAATATTATAGAACAAAGAAAACAAGGACTAACACCAGATAAACAAATAACTAATGTAGACATGGGAAAATACGGATCAGATTTGGCTAAAAATATTACTGATCTTGTAGATTATCAAAAGAATGCTGCTAATATAAAAAATGATGAAGCAAGAAAGCTTTACCACAATAATATGATTATATTTGGCATTATATTTGGATTATCTTTATTGATATTATCAATAATTTCATTGATAGTGGCTGTAGCTATAAAAAATCTTATAGGAGAATTTACAGCTAAATTAAAAACTTTATCAGAAGGTGATTTCACCATTGAAATTGATACAAGCTTGAAAAACGAGTTTGGTGTTATGAATGCAGCCTTGAAAAAAACTATTGATTCAATTGCAAATATCTTAAAAAATATTGAATCAGATTCAGGATTGATATCTGAACAAGCTAGTTCTCTGTCTAATCTATCTGAGGAAATGAATAATTCAACAAAAGAAATATCAAATGCAATAGAGGCTGTTGCTCAAGGTTCTTGTAATCAAGCAGCAGAACTTTCAACTATGAATAGCTCTTTAAATTCTTTTGGAGTAACACTAGATGATGTTGCAACGACTATAAGTGGTGTAGATAGTAGTACTAAGGAAATAAGTGCTAAAGCTCAAAATAGTAATAAGGAATTAACACAGTTAATAAGTTCAATAGGAGATATATCAAATTCCTTTAATGAAGTAACTTCAAAAATATCAAATTTAACTAATAGCGTTAAAGCTATAACTGAAATTACAGTTTTATTGAATGATATAGCTGAACAAACAAGCCTTTTAGCTTTGAATGCAGCAATTGAAGCAGCAAGAGCTGGAGAAGCAGGAAAAGGATTTTCTGTTGTTGCTGAGGAAATAAGAGATTTAGCTGAGCAATCAAAGAATTCTTCGAGTGATATTAATGAATTAATAAGTTCTATAGAAAATGAAACCAATGTAGTAACAAAAACTACTACTGATGCAAATGAAGCTCTTTCAAAGCAGATTTCTATTATAGATATATCAATAAATTCGTTTAAAGATATTATTGTTTCAATAGAAGCTATTATACCTAAGGTTAGTGAAATTAATAATTCTATATTAGAAGTAAATAAGAGTAAGAATAATATTATTTCTGTTGCAGAAAATACTTCAGTTGTTGCAGAAGAAAATTCTGCCTCAGCAGAAGAAATTTCAGCTACAACTCAAAATATGATAACTTCTTCAGATAAAGTAGAAGGAACCTCTAAGTTATTAAAAGAAAAGACAGCTTCAATGATAAATCAAATTGAAAAATTTACTCTATAA
- a CDS encoding response regulator transcription factor, which produces MAKIMLIEDNENIKNELIEFLRRYGYEAYGPSDFENIVEIALKEEPNLILLDINLPYYDGYYICREIRKQKDIPIIIVTSRDSEMDEIMSMNLGADDFITKPYNTQILLARIAAVLRRASGGNSSSEIVEHKGLKLNITNGSVSFKEEKIDLTKNELRILLCLMKNKGGIVKRDDLMDYLWNSDIYVDDNTLSVNVTRLRKKLQEIGFKDGIETKRGLGYILL; this is translated from the coding sequence ATGGCTAAGATTATGTTGATAGAGGATAATGAAAATATAAAAAATGAACTTATTGAATTTTTAAGAAGATATGGATATGAAGCTTATGGACCAAGCGACTTTGAAAATATAGTTGAAATAGCTTTAAAAGAAGAACCAAATTTAATTTTACTTGATATAAATCTTCCCTACTATGATGGATATTATATATGCAGGGAAATTAGAAAACAAAAGGATATACCTATAATAATTGTAACAAGCAGAGATAGTGAAATGGATGAAATTATGAGTATGAATCTTGGAGCCGATGATTTTATTACAAAACCATATAATACTCAGATACTTCTTGCAAGAATTGCAGCGGTTCTAAGAAGAGCTTCAGGAGGCAATTCGTCTTCTGAAATAGTTGAACATAAGGGATTAAAGTTAAATATAACAAATGGAAGTGTAAGTTTTAAAGAAGAAAAGATTGATTTAACAAAAAATGAACTTAGAATACTTCTTTGTCTGATGAAAAATAAAGGTGGAATAGTTAAAAGAGATGACCTAATGGATTATTTGTGGAATTCGGATATTTATGTTGATGATAATACTTTGTCTGTGAATGTCACAAGATTAAGAAAGAAACTTCAAGAGATAGGATTTAAAGATGGAATAGAAACTAAGAGAGGATTAGGTTATATTTTGTTATGA
- a CDS encoding sensor histidine kinase produces the protein MNTKEYFLSKAPYIVINLIVYSLILVIMGIINVSGVIMFVVFLIWFLPLTVYIIIDYFKKKSFFDNINSIIENLDKKYLLPELIKSPNFYEGRVIYETLSDCNRNMHEHVNFYKHLQQEYREYIEAWVHEIKTPISSSKLIIENSESKDKNALGDELRKIEGYINQALYYSRSTDVSKDYIVREFEIKEAIQEVIRNNRRDFINKKISVDIEQVVGKVITDIKWIIFIVNQIIINSIKYSKTNNANLKAYTTFGKENIILTIEDNGIGIPKNEINRVFDKGFTGENGRKYGKSTGIGLYLCKKLCEKLGLGISLRSVEGEGTEVNIIFPIGDFSNIK, from the coding sequence ATGAATACAAAGGAATATTTTCTTTCAAAGGCTCCATATATTGTAATTAATTTAATAGTATATTCGTTAATTCTTGTTATTATGGGGATAATTAATGTCTCTGGAGTTATAATGTTTGTTGTTTTTTTAATTTGGTTTTTGCCTTTGACCGTGTATATAATAATAGATTACTTTAAGAAGAAAAGTTTTTTTGATAATATCAATTCAATTATTGAAAATTTGGATAAAAAGTATCTATTGCCTGAATTAATAAAATCACCAAATTTTTATGAAGGAAGAGTTATATATGAAACATTAAGTGACTGTAATAGAAATATGCATGAGCATGTTAATTTTTATAAACATCTTCAACAGGAATATAGAGAGTATATTGAAGCTTGGGTGCATGAAATAAAAACGCCAATATCATCATCAAAATTAATTATAGAAAATAGTGAAAGCAAAGATAAAAATGCTTTAGGAGATGAACTTAGAAAAATTGAAGGCTATATAAATCAAGCGCTGTATTATTCTAGAAGCACTGATGTAAGCAAGGATTATATAGTGCGTGAATTTGAAATAAAGGAAGCAATTCAAGAGGTGATTAGAAATAATAGGAGGGATTTTATAAATAAAAAAATATCTGTAGACATTGAACAAGTAGTTGGAAAAGTGATTACAGATATTAAGTGGATAATATTTATTGTAAATCAAATTATTATTAATTCAATAAAATATAGTAAGACTAATAATGCTAATTTAAAAGCTTATACAACTTTTGGGAAAGAAAATATCATATTAACAATTGAGGATAATGGAATTGGTATTCCTAAAAATGAGATAAATAGAGTTTTTGATAAAGGCTTCACAGGTGAGAATGGAAGAAAGTATGGGAAATCTACGGGGATAGGTCTTTATTTGTGCAAAAAGCTTTGTGAAAAGTTAGGCCTTGGAATATCTCTAAGATCTGTAGAAGGTGAAGGTACTGAGGTTAATATAATTTTCCCAATTGGAGATTTTTCAAACATAAAATAG
- a CDS encoding ABC transporter ATP-binding protein — MENILNVQNVEKYYGSKDNVTKALDNISFKVQKGEFVGIMGPSGSGKTTLLNCISTIDKVSTGEIIIDEDDITRLKSRKLEKFRRDKLGFIFQDFNLLDTLTAYENIALALTIAGKRGKEVDELVRKSAESLEITEVLNKFPYQMSGGQKQRVASARAIVNNPKLILADEPTGALDSKAAKLLLTSIEKLNKELEATILMVTHDAFTASYAHRILFIKDGKIFNELVRGEDSRKDFFNKIIEIVTLLGGDSKDVF, encoded by the coding sequence ATGGAAAATATTTTAAACGTACAAAATGTAGAAAAGTATTATGGAAGTAAAGACAATGTGACTAAAGCACTTGATAATATAAGCTTTAAAGTTCAAAAAGGAGAATTTGTTGGAATTATGGGGCCTTCTGGTAGTGGGAAAACTACTTTGTTAAATTGTATTTCAACAATAGATAAAGTTTCTACTGGAGAAATAATAATAGATGAAGATGATATTACAAGATTAAAAAGTAGGAAATTAGAAAAATTCAGAAGAGATAAGCTTGGATTTATATTTCAAGATTTTAATTTATTAGATACATTAACTGCATATGAAAATATTGCATTAGCCTTGACAATTGCCGGTAAGCGAGGAAAAGAAGTTGATGAATTAGTTAGGAAATCAGCTGAAAGCTTAGAAATAACAGAAGTGCTAAACAAATTTCCATATCAAATGTCAGGAGGACAAAAGCAAAGGGTTGCATCAGCTAGGGCTATAGTAAATAATCCAAAGCTTATATTAGCGGATGAGCCAACAGGAGCTTTAGATTCTAAGGCTGCAAAATTGCTTTTAACTTCTATTGAAAAATTAAATAAAGAATTAGAAGCTACTATTTTGATGGTAACTCATGATGCTTTTACAGCAAGTTATGCTCATAGAATATTGTTTATTAAAGATGGAAAGATTTTTAATGAATTAGTCAGGGGAGAAGATTCTAGAAAAGATTTTTTTAATAAGATTATTGAAATTGTAACTCTTCTTGGAGGTGATTCTAAAGATGTATTCTAA
- a CDS encoding FtsX-like permease family protein: MYSKMALNNVKKSFKDYTIYFLTLTFAVCIFYSFNSIESQSVMADMSKGQAGYVKVMEQMISIISIGVSVILGGLIIYATKFLISKRKKEFGVYMILGMAKRKMSKILFFETLYIGIISLVAGLLLGLLFSQVLSIFTAKLFAMQMTKYSFVVSTKAILKTILYFAIMYLLVMIFNVIIVSRYKLIDLLCADKKNERVKIRNPFLAALILILSIIVLGYAYYLVNKAGLNFYDNRFKASIALGILGTGLFFYGIASAAFFLLQKNENLYLSELNIFNIRQISSKFNTNFISMTIICLMLLVTIGTLASGLSIKNSMEGTLKNQTPFDASIVLSSNKGNEVPSTIDVLKQLNLDLDKDIKYFTIASYEYNASAKDLLNKYAVTDDQKGVLNMKIFEKLSMIKVSEYNDMRNLKGEAKINLKDNEILVSSNYEPLKELLTKFVNNENSIKLGNKEFNLKEKKVNEEAFSTSPSSDSLLTLIVPDNLVEGLKPTEQMVNLNFTGDNKEKAKAELTTILNDFTYNAGNESEKANYNIYGFTREMAYEANRGVSALILFIAVYLGIVFLLASAAVLALQQLSQCNESIERYRALRKIGATKKMINKSIFKQVAIFFTLPLGLSVVHSYVGIKVVNNYLIVLGSSDQLKSILVTALIMVIVYGGYLYATYIAYKNVVANEYN, encoded by the coding sequence ATGTATTCTAAAATGGCTCTAAACAATGTAAAGAAAAGCTTTAAGGATTATACTATATATTTTTTGACTTTAACTTTTGCAGTATGTATATTTTATAGCTTTAACTCAATTGAATCTCAATCTGTAATGGCTGATATGAGTAAAGGTCAGGCAGGATACGTTAAAGTAATGGAACAAATGATTTCAATTATATCAATAGGAGTTTCTGTTATTTTAGGTGGGTTAATAATATATGCAACTAAATTTTTGATTAGTAAAAGAAAAAAAGAATTTGGAGTATATATGATTTTAGGAATGGCCAAAAGAAAGATGTCAAAGATATTATTTTTTGAAACTTTATACATCGGTATAATATCCTTAGTGGCTGGATTATTACTTGGACTACTATTTTCACAAGTATTATCAATTTTTACCGCTAAACTTTTTGCAATGCAAATGACAAAATATAGCTTTGTAGTATCAACAAAAGCTATATTAAAAACAATCTTATACTTTGCAATAATGTATTTATTAGTAATGATATTTAATGTAATTATTGTTTCAAGATATAAATTGATTGATTTATTATGTGCAGACAAGAAAAATGAAAGGGTAAAGATTAGAAATCCTTTTTTAGCAGCACTTATTTTAATTCTTTCAATAATTGTTTTAGGCTATGCTTACTATTTAGTAAATAAGGCTGGCTTAAATTTCTATGATAATAGATTTAAAGCATCTATAGCCCTTGGAATTTTGGGAACTGGACTTTTCTTTTATGGAATTGCATCAGCTGCATTTTTTCTACTTCAAAAAAATGAAAATTTGTATTTAAGTGAATTAAATATATTTAATATAAGGCAGATTTCAAGTAAGTTTAATACTAATTTCATTTCTATGACAATAATTTGTTTAATGCTTCTTGTGACAATAGGTACTCTAGCATCAGGGCTTAGCATTAAAAATTCTATGGAAGGTACATTGAAAAATCAAACACCCTTTGATGCATCTATTGTATTATCTAGCAATAAAGGCAATGAGGTGCCTTCAACAATTGATGTTTTAAAACAGTTGAATTTGGATTTAGATAAGGATATTAAGTATTTCACTATTGCAAGTTATGAATATAATGCAAGTGCAAAAGATTTATTGAATAAGTATGCAGTTACTGATGATCAAAAAGGTGTGCTAAATATGAAGATTTTTGAAAAACTAAGTATGATTAAAGTATCTGAATATAATGACATGAGAAACTTAAAAGGTGAAGCAAAAATAAATCTTAAGGATAATGAAATTTTAGTATCCTCGAATTACGAACCGTTAAAAGAATTATTAACTAAGTTTGTAAATAATGAAAACTCAATAAAACTTGGAAATAAGGAATTTAACCTTAAAGAAAAGAAAGTTAATGAGGAGGCTTTTTCAACTTCACCTTCAAGTGATAGTTTATTAACCTTAATCGTTCCAGATAATTTAGTGGAAGGCTTGAAACCAACAGAACAAATGGTGAACTTGAATTTTACTGGAGACAATAAAGAAAAAGCTAAAGCAGAATTAACTACTATACTTAATGATTTTACCTATAATGCTGGCAATGAAAGTGAAAAAGCTAATTATAATATTTATGGGTTTACAAGGGAAATGGCATATGAGGCCAATAGAGGCGTATCAGCATTAATATTATTTATAGCTGTATATTTAGGAATAGTATTTTTACTAGCAAGTGCAGCAGTATTAGCACTTCAACAATTATCTCAGTGTAATGAATCAATAGAACGATATAGAGCTCTAAGAAAAATAGGTGCAACTAAGAAGATGATTAATAAAAGTATATTTAAGCAAGTGGCAATATTCTTTACATTACCATTAGGTCTTTCAGTGGTCCATTCTTATGTTGGAATAAAAGTGGTAAACAATTATTTAATTGTATTAGGTTCTTCAGACCAGTTAAAATCTATTTTAGTTACAGCTTTGATAATGGTTATAGTTTATGGCGGATACTTATATGCAACTTATATAGCTTACAAGAATGTAGTTGCAAATGAATATAATTAG
- a CDS encoding purine-nucleoside phosphorylase — MYDKIMESVEYINSKVNRKPKIAVILGTGLGDLVSEVKEVEEIPYENIPNFPVSTVKGHEGKLVFGKINGIEVMLMQGRFHYYEGYTMKEVTYPIYVMKKLGIEKIVVTNACGGINKSFEPGTLMIINDFINLFGDNPLIGINDERLGPRFPDMSEPFKLEFIDKAKKIGEELKINYAEGVYAGFMGPYYETAAEIVMIGRHGADAVGMSTVPETIVANYLGMDVLGIACITNMATGIQKVKHSHDRVVEIAQKASIDLCKWVARIIEEI; from the coding sequence ATGTACGATAAAATAATGGAATCAGTAGAATACATTAACAGTAAGGTTAATAGAAAGCCTAAAATTGCAGTAATCCTTGGAACAGGGTTAGGAGATTTGGTTAGTGAAGTAAAAGAAGTAGAAGAAATTCCTTATGAGAATATTCCAAACTTTCCTGTGTCAACAGTTAAAGGACATGAAGGTAAGTTAGTATTTGGAAAAATTAATGGAATAGAAGTAATGTTAATGCAGGGAAGATTTCATTACTATGAAGGTTATACAATGAAGGAAGTTACATATCCAATATATGTGATGAAAAAATTAGGTATAGAAAAAATCGTTGTAACTAATGCTTGTGGTGGAATAAATAAAAGTTTTGAGCCAGGAACATTAATGATCATTAATGACTTTATAAATTTATTTGGAGATAATCCTTTAATTGGAATAAATGATGAGAGACTTGGGCCAAGATTCCCTGATATGTCAGAGCCTTTTAAGTTAGAATTTATTGATAAGGCAAAGAAAATAGGAGAGGAATTAAAAATAAATTATGCAGAAGGAGTTTATGCAGGATTTATGGGGCCTTATTATGAAACTGCAGCAGAAATAGTGATGATTGGACGTCATGGAGCTGATGCAGTTGGAATGTCAACTGTACCTGAGACTATAGTTGCAAATTATTTAGGAATGGATGTACTTGGAATAGCTTGCATAACTAATATGGCTACAGGAATACAAAAAGTAAAACATTCTCATGATAGAGTAGTAGAAATAGCTCAAAAGGCTTCTATAGATTTATGTAAGTGGGTAGCAAGGATTATAGAAGAAATTTAG
- a CDS encoding bifunctional diguanylate cyclase/phosphohydrolase: MIMWIRNKIYSLFSSNQYSFKRQNINICLIYAIIGIVWIYFSDTIIAIIVKDQNGILKFSIYKGFLYIIVTTIILYLLIGTFLKKIYFVERQLNNTHEELEAYAQQLAAYEEELRSQYEQINEEQQKLNKSEEKSRAIIKAIPDVLFIINFQGVFIGCETDDDNLLLVSREKFIGRSIAEIMPNEVAELADKSLKLLLQTGDLQSFEYKLIDEGIEGYFEIRMVKNGENEVLAILRDITVRKKLEESLQYLSYNDQLTGLYNRRFYEDELIRLDVKNNFPLTIVLGDVNGLKLINDSFGHVVGDELIRKTAQIIKEGCRPQDIIVRLGGDEFVILMPKTDTDEAERIIKNINSLAKEEKIQNIDLSISFGYETKHNVEENIQDIFRKAEDYMYKRKLFESSNMRGKTISTIINTLNEKNRNEEQHSVRVSQLCEAMGMRLKLPETRVQELKTAGLLHDIGKVAIAESILNKTGKLTVEEYNEIKRHPEIGFRILSTVNELSDIAEYILSHHERWDGSGYPKGIKGEEIPMEARIISIADTYDAITSDRSYRKALTKEFAIEELKRNSGSQFDPKLVNLFVDEVIDFL, encoded by the coding sequence ATGATTATGTGGATTAGAAATAAAATTTATTCACTTTTTTCAAGCAATCAGTATTCATTCAAACGTCAAAATATAAATATATGCTTAATATATGCTATAATTGGTATTGTTTGGATTTATTTTTCAGATACAATTATTGCAATAATTGTAAAGGATCAGAATGGAATATTAAAATTCAGTATTTATAAAGGTTTTCTATATATAATTGTAACAACAATCATTCTCTATTTATTAATTGGAACATTTTTGAAAAAAATATATTTTGTAGAACGACAACTTAATAATACTCATGAAGAGCTTGAAGCTTATGCTCAACAATTAGCTGCTTATGAAGAGGAATTACGAAGTCAATATGAACAAATAAATGAAGAGCAGCAAAAACTAAATAAAAGCGAAGAAAAGAGTAGAGCAATTATTAAAGCTATTCCAGATGTCTTGTTTATTATCAATTTTCAAGGTGTTTTTATAGGATGTGAAACCGATGATGATAATTTGCTATTAGTATCAAGAGAAAAATTTATAGGAAGAAGTATCGCAGAAATTATGCCAAATGAAGTAGCTGAACTGGCTGATAAAAGTTTAAAACTTCTATTGCAAACTGGTGATTTACAAAGTTTTGAGTATAAGTTAATTGATGAAGGAATTGAAGGCTATTTTGAAATAAGAATGGTTAAGAATGGAGAAAATGAAGTATTAGCTATATTAAGAGATATAACTGTTAGAAAGAAATTAGAAGAAAGTTTGCAATACTTAAGTTATAATGATCAATTAACAGGACTATATAATAGACGTTTCTATGAGGATGAATTGATTAGGTTAGATGTGAAAAATAATTTTCCTCTGACCATAGTTTTAGGTGATGTAAATGGCTTGAAATTAATTAATGACTCTTTTGGTCATGTTGTGGGGGATGAGTTAATTAGAAAAACAGCACAAATAATAAAAGAAGGCTGTAGACCTCAAGATATTATCGTTAGGTTAGGCGGAGATGAATTTGTTATTTTGATGCCTAAAACAGATACCGATGAAGCAGAAAGGATTATTAAAAATATTAATAGTTTAGCTAAAGAGGAAAAAATACAGAATATAGATTTGTCTATTTCTTTTGGATATGAGACAAAACATAATGTGGAAGAGAATATCCAAGATATATTTAGAAAAGCTGAAGATTATATGTATAAAAGAAAGCTTTTTGAAAGTTCAAATATGAGGGGAAAAACTATTAGTACAATAATTAATACCCTTAATGAAAAGAATAGGAATGAAGAACAGCATTCAGTTAGAGTATCACAATTATGTGAAGCTATGGGGATGAGGCTCAAGTTACCAGAGACAAGAGTTCAAGAGTTAAAAACAGCTGGATTATTGCATGATATAGGAAAAGTAGCAATAGCAGAAAGTATTCTTAATAAGACAGGAAAACTTACAGTTGAAGAATATAATGAAATTAAGCGACACCCTGAAATTGGATTTAGAATATTAAGTACAGTAAATGAATTATCAGATATTGCAGAGTACATACTTTCCCATCATGAAAGATGGGATGGAAGTGGATATCCTAAGGGGATTAAAGGTGAAGAAATTCCTATGGAAGCACGCATTATATCAATTGCAGATACATATGATGCAATAACTAGTGATAGAAGTTATCGAAAAGCATTAACAAAGGAGTTTGCGATAGAAGAGTTAAAACGAAACTCTGGAAGTCAATTTGATCCCAAATTAGTTAATTTATTTGTAGATGAAGTGATTGATTTTTTATAG
- a CDS encoding MFS transporter, whose amino-acid sequence MFKIRQSFEQYRGLPREIYILFIGRIINCLGSFVGPLMTLILTQKFGMSSAESGSFIALQSCLQGIGLVIGGKMVDSFGRKKVIVVCQSLGAVLIILCGIIPISMLTAKMMIASSCLYSMAFTAYDALQADVTNTKNRKVSYSLLYMGINIGFAIGPIIGGFLYKNYISLVFIGDAVTTIISMVLVMVLIKEKTIYKSTIENEEENKMEERNELEDNVEGSVFKILMSRPILLVFCMIMFFRNFTYAEWPFALPLQLGKIYGSDGASMFALLGAVNGTIVIIGTPFLMKLTKKFSELMNICLGNFIYVISFFMFGCIGSMPLFIMAVSLMTFGEIIGAANSSAFISNNSPASHRGRLNSTLSIIIMSGGALSPMIIGNIIEKYGLMPGYTLAAASALLAVVLGIIAEKIAKNRMIIRNSATI is encoded by the coding sequence ATGTTTAAAATTAGACAAAGTTTTGAGCAGTATAGGGGACTACCGAGGGAAATTTATATTCTTTTTATTGGGAGAATTATAAATTGCCTTGGATCCTTTGTTGGCCCTTTGATGACGCTTATTTTAACACAAAAATTTGGTATGTCTTCAGCTGAATCTGGAAGCTTTATTGCATTGCAATCATGTTTGCAGGGGATTGGTTTGGTGATAGGTGGAAAAATGGTTGATTCCTTTGGTCGTAAAAAAGTAATAGTTGTATGTCAATCATTAGGTGCTGTTTTGATTATTTTATGTGGAATTATACCAATATCAATGCTTACGGCTAAAATGATGATAGCATCATCCTGCCTTTATTCAATGGCATTTACAGCGTATGATGCATTGCAAGCAGATGTTACAAATACTAAAAATAGAAAAGTTTCATATTCCTTATTATATATGGGAATAAATATTGGGTTTGCTATTGGACCAATTATTGGAGGGTTTCTATATAAAAATTATATATCATTAGTATTTATTGGTGATGCAGTTACAACTATAATTTCTATGGTTCTTGTTATGGTCTTAATTAAAGAGAAAACAATTTATAAAAGTACAATAGAGAATGAAGAAGAAAACAAAATGGAAGAAAGAAATGAGTTAGAAGATAATGTAGAAGGCTCAGTATTTAAAATTTTAATGAGTAGGCCAATTCTTCTTGTATTTTGTATGATTATGTTTTTTAGAAATTTTACATATGCAGAGTGGCCTTTTGCTTTGCCGCTTCAACTTGGAAAGATATATGGAAGTGATGGAGCAAGTATGTTTGCGTTATTAGGAGCTGTAAATGGGACGATTGTAATAATTGGAACTCCTTTCCTAATGAAACTAACTAAAAAATTCTCGGAATTAATGAATATATGTTTAGGAAACTTTATATATGTAATTTCCTTTTTTATGTTTGGATGCATAGGTTCTATGCCGTTGTTTATTATGGCGGTTTCGCTTATGACTTTTGGAGAGATAATTGGAGCAGCAAATTCATCTGCCTTTATTTCCAATAATTCTCCGGCATCTCATAGAGGTAGATTAAACTCAACCTTATCAATAATAATAATGAGTGGTGGTGCACTTTCTCCTATGATAATTGGAAATATAATAGAGAAGTATGGATTAATGCCCGGATATACCTTGGCTGCTGCTAGTGCTTTATTAGCTGTGGTTTTAGGAATTATTGCAGAGAAAATTGCAAAAAATCGAATGATTATTAGGAATAGCGCAACTATTTGA